A DNA window from Calliphora vicina chromosome 1, idCalVici1.1, whole genome shotgun sequence contains the following coding sequences:
- the LOC135949085 gene encoding angiopoietin-related protein 2-like: MLNFELFCVRLVLISFIFKLVTSDNECNKITIEGEEAVMHKLFMEFNFMMTTIQELNAQIDSNQEAGDSYSEAENMAEFIDMRIDKLPKKCQRDSLPSDCSEATKCTHRSGIYKIQVPRYTNSPFYVECDAKTDEGGWIVIQRRQDGSINFYQNWFEYRRGFGDIDGEFFIGLNKLHALTNNNGPQELMVVMEHENGTKAYAKYDGFAIEDYSERFKLKTLGKYSGTAGDSLHRHLGFMFSTWDRDYDNDTKINCAQRFKGAWWHFNCYRSNLNGEYRNYKYGEGINWLSFNGNITSLRYAKMMIRRRRF; this comes from the exons atgttgaattttgaattattttgtgTAAGACTTGTActtataagttttatatttaaattggtTACATCGGATAATGAG tgcAACAAAATTACTATTGAGGGAGAGGAGGCTGTCATGCACAAACTATTCATGGAATTTAATTTCATGATGACAACCATACAGGAGCTAAATGCACA AATTGATTCTAATCAGGAAGCTGGTGACAGTTATAGCGAAGCAGAAAATATGG ctGAATTCATTGATATGCGAATTGATAAATTACCGAAAAAATG CCAACGAGATTCACTGCCTAGTGATTGTAGTGAGGCCACTAAATGCACTCACCGCAGTGGCATCTATAAAATCCAAGTACCCCGCTACACTAATTCACCGTTTTACGTGGAATGTGATGCAAAAACAGATGAAGGCGGTTGGATTGTTATACAAAGACGTCAAGACGGTTCCATTAATTTCTATCAGAATTGGTTTGAATACCGAAGAGGATTTGGGGACATAGATGGTGAATTCTTTATAGGTTTAAATAAGTTGCATGCTCTGACCAACAACAATGGACCCCAAGAGCTAATGGTTGTTATGGAACATGAGAATGGGACGAAGGCCTATGCCAAATATGATGGCTTTGCAATTGAAGATTATTCGGAAAGGTTTAAATTAAAGACATTGGGAAAATATTCGGGCACAGCTGGAGATTCCTTGCATCGGCATCTCGGTTTTATGTTTTCAACGTGGGATCGTGATTACGATAatgatacaaaaattaattgcgCCCAGCGGTTTAAAGGAGCATGGTGGCATTTTAACTGTTATAGGAg CAATCTAAATGGAGAGTATAGAAACTATAAATACGGCGAGGGTATAAACTGGCTTTCATTTAATGGCAACATAACTTCTCTGAGATATGCCAAAATGATGATACGTCGTCgtagattttaa
- the LOC135949084 gene encoding fibrinogen C domain-containing protein 1-like encodes MLNFQSFCLRLVLISFIFKLAKLVTSDNECNKITIQGEESVIQKLFNNLNLMMTTIRELNTQIDSNQEAGDNYSEAESMADFIDMRIDKLPKKCKRDSLPNDCTAATKCTRRSGIYKIQVPHYTGQPFYVECDAKTDEGGWIVIQRRQDGSIDFYQNWVEYQKGFGDIDGEFFIGLDNLNALTNNHGPQELMVVMEDGNGTKAYAKYDGFAVDDYSERYKLRTLGKYSGTAGDSLLQQIGFMFSTRDRDYDNHTTINCAQRYKGAWWYNNCHFSNLNGDYDNYKVGEGINWYTFTGYKRSLKYVKMMIRRRRF; translated from the exons atgttgaattttcaatcatttTGTCTAAGACTTGTActtataagttttatatttaaattggcTAAATTGGTTACATCGGATAATGAG TGCAACAAAATTACTATTCAGGGTGAAGAGTCTGTCATTCAGAAACTATTCAACAATTTAAATCTTATGATGACAACCATACGGGAGTTAAATACGCA AATAGATTCCAATCAGGAAGCTGGTGACAATTATAGCGAAGCAGAAAGTATGG ctGATTTCATTGATATGCGAATTGATAAATTACCTAAAAAATG cAAACGAGATTCACTGCCCAATGATTGTACTGCAGCCACTAAATGCACTCGCCGCAGTGGCATCTATAAAATCCAAGTACCCCACTACACTGGCCAACCATTTTATGTTGAATGTGATGCAAAAACAGATGAAGGCGGCTGGATTGTTATACAAAGACGTCAAGATGGTTCCATTGATTTCTATCAGAATTGGGTTGAATACCAAAAAGGATTTGGTGACATAGATGGTGAATTCTTTATCGGTTTAGATAATTTGAATGCTCTGACCAACAACCATGGACCCCAAGAACTGATGGTTGTTATGGAGGATGGTAATGGAACGAAGGCTTATGCCAAATATGATGGCTTTGCAGTTGATGATTATTCGGAAAGGTACAAATTAAGGACATTGGGAAAATATTCGGGCACAGCTGGTGATTCCTTGCTTCAGCAAATCGGTTTTATGTTTTCAACGAGGGATCGTGATTACGATAATCATACAACAATTAATTGCGCCCAGCGGTATAAAGGAGCATGGTGGTATAATAACTGTCATTTTAG CAATTTAAATGGAGATTATGACAACTATAAAGTTGGCGAGGGTATAAACTGGTATACATTTACTGGCTACAAAagatctctgaaatatgtcaaaATGATGATACGTCGTCGTAGATTTTAA